The genomic region CTGACCCGGATCAATTCCCCATTCACCTATAAATCGCAAAAAATGGCCATTTTTATCAAGAACCTGTACCCTGGTATTAATTACTTCCACCACATAAATATTTCCTTGCTCGTCTGTATCCATTAAAAATGGATAGCGAAATTCTTCCGGCCCTCGGCCCATTTCTCCTGTAGCCCAAACAATTTTCCCTTTATAATCTAGGGCTAAGACTCTATGGTTATCATTATCTACGGCGATATATGTCTTTCCGTCTATACCAAAGCCTACATCAGTAGGGTCAGAAGGCCTCCCACCCTTTGGAGAAGGTACACTAATATAATGAGGCTTATTAATGCCTGGAGGGAACAGAGCTAATCTATGGTTTTGAGAATCAGCTACCAGAACCTCACCTTTAGCAGATACTGCTAAACCTAATGGCCATTTTAAGAGCTTGTCTCCTCCCAAAGTAAACAAAGGTTGGCCTAAAGCATTAAAAATGCGTACTAAGTTTTGAGTTCCATCTAGTACATATATCCATCCTTCAGGACCTATATCTACATCGCTAGGAAGCTTAAAACCCTCAATTTTGAATAACAGTTTATACTTGAATATTGGAAGAATACTTTTATCACTTTCCGATTGCGATAAACAATTTGTTGGCCAAAAAACTATAAGGGTAAAAATAAATAGAAATATATATCGCCACCTGTTAAGTACTCTTTTTGCAGTTATTAACAGGTGGCGACACATTATTTTACTCCTATTTAGTTTTTTCGGGTCGAAGTAGGCGCTGTTGGCGCATCAATTCAGGCTCAAACATAGTTGGAAGATAGAATTTCATGTAGCGATCAATCATTCTAGCTACTTCAGTTCTATAAAGGCTAGCTGCCCTTTCTGGTGGATAACCTACAGCAACAAAGTCTATATATCCATTCTTACGATGACATTCGTCACATTGGATAGGCTTACGAGACAAGTGTCTATGTAATAAAGCTTTGGCACGAGCCTGCTCCTCTGGTGTTAATTTATCTTTTATTTTTAAGTATTCTTCAACAAATTCTTTATTCATCTTATCCATGCGTATTTTCTTACCATCAGGTGTTGTAAGTACAGGAACAAGCATAGCTCCATATACACCATTATCCCCTTTAATTGTAGTAACCACTTCTCCAGTTTCATTGTTAAACCATACAAAATTAATTTTTCCTTTAACTTCATCTTTTCTAACATGACAAACTTCACAAGCAAAGAAATAAGTATGCATATTTAGTAGAGAACGCACCTCAGGAGACTTTGAGTGAGGATATATTCCATGACACTTTATACAAACTGGAGGATCTGACAATTTTAAATAAATGGTATTATCAATATTATGAAAATGCCCCATCCATTTTCTAGCTTCGGATTCTTCTTTTATCTGCTTTTCAATAAGCAATGAAGCTTCTTGTATTTTAGAGGTAGCTTCTGTAGGAAAGTAAAGTAGTTTAGCTAGAAAGAGAAAAATACCTATAAAAAATATTATAGAAGGAATAGCTAGAAGCTTAAATAAATAATGAAAAAGTAATTTAATTCCTTTTGGCCTCACATATTTATGATGCATTCTATGTAACTCTTCTAAATCCTCTTCAGACAATGGAATTAACTTACCTTCTTTAACAAGCCGCTCATACCATAA from Thermodesulfatator indicus DSM 15286 harbors:
- a CDS encoding NHL repeat-containing protein, whose product is MCRHLLITAKRVLNRWRYIFLFIFTLIVFWPTNCLSQSESDKSILPIFKYKLLFKIEGFKLPSDVDIGPEGWIYVLDGTQNLVRIFNALGQPLFTLGGDKLLKWPLGLAVSAKGEVLVADSQNHRLALFPPGINKPHYISVPSPKGGRPSDPTDVGFGIDGKTYIAVDNDNHRVLALDYKGKIVWATGEMGRGPEEFRYPFLMDTDEQGNIYVVEVINTRVQVLDKNGHFLRFIGEWGIDPGQFFRPKGVAVSKDGKVFVSDSYVGVIQIFTKQGNFLGAVGGPDGKLWRFQTPVGLAVNGKRLYVVEMIKNRVLVLEEVP
- a CDS encoding formate dehydrogenase subunit gamma: MENRELKELNVDPKNQYVVRLNGHERLQHLLTVITFFLLVLTGFLLKLPEDWVNKIVERVGPSFYDYRTAIHHYAGAAMIITCFYHILYCIFHPDGRRFIKDMIPRKKDAIDIFQNIAYFLGKRPEPPKFDRFDYKEKMEYLALVAGTIIVSVTGIILWFNTHFSLFAIELSDLIHTMEATLATMAIIVWHFYAVHWKPGKYPMSWIWIDGKMHVYEVLEEHPLWYERLVKEGKLIPLSEEDLEELHRMHHKYVRPKGIKLLFHYLFKLLAIPSIIFFIGIFLFLAKLLYFPTEATSKIQEASLLIEKQIKEESEARKWMGHFHNIDNTIYLKLSDPPVCIKCHGIYPHSKSPEVRSLLNMHTYFFACEVCHVRKDEVKGKINFVWFNNETGEVVTTIKGDNGVYGAMLVPVLTTPDGKKIRMDKMNKEFVEEYLKIKDKLTPEEQARAKALLHRHLSRKPIQCDECHRKNGYIDFVAVGYPPERAASLYRTEVARMIDRYMKFYLPTMFEPELMRQQRLLRPEKTK